The genomic region GTTACTATAAAAAAATCATAAGGGGGGAGATAGCGATCAGACCTCTACATCAAATAATAACTTAAATTCCATAATATGTTTTACTTTTGAGGTACATCAAATTGTCAGAACCACAAACCTTTGGGTCAATATTGCAGGTATCAGATCCAGTAAGGGCAGCACCACTAATTTTCAGGATTACTCTTCGCCATCTAAGGTTCGACAATGCTTTGGACTTCATGTTATTCACTTGTCCTCCACTGCTTTGTGATGCCCCTCCATATCTGTAGATGAAAGGGGAttaatgcaaaattcaaaatactACTAGAACAAGGAAATTATCAGAGAGAAAAAACAATTCAAAGTGAATAACAGTCAACATAAAATAGAAGCAGAACATATATGGCTATATGCCATGATATCATTGTAGTTGTAGCATCATCTGACATTACAACTTGAAAAGTTGGAATCACCGGTTAgcataatcaatgcatatgtgcaACAAATCAACAATACCGTTGAAGAAATACTTCAGATTTCAGATTCAGTGAGAACCCATAGACCCCTTTTAGTCAAAAATCCTATTCTCAATGCTGAAAATGAATAAGTAACAAGCTGGATTTTGCAAACTACAACAAGCTGCATCAGCTACCACCACAGTGGCACAGTGCATGAAACCCACAAATATCAATAATGTCTTATATAAATCATTTAGATACAGCAAAAGTTTACTTAAATAACTAAATCTCCAAAGATCCAAATAATCAAAGAAACTATATCAATATAGCAGTATGATAGATACTGTGAAAGTGAAATAAATACATGCAACTACGGAAGTAAAATGATGGAAACAAACACGCATCTTATATTAAATGCCACTAATAAACgggttaaaaaaaaaagggaatcaAGCTCAGTTTTCAGATCTGAAAAACTCATAACCAACCTCTTCGGTTGCCGAGGGGAGTTCCCAGCGGTGGAGGCGACGATGGCCTTGTCCTCATCGCCGCCGGCGAACTTCCCTGCAGAAAGCGAGTTCCCGACGATGTTCTCCATGTGCTTGAACCAAGGCCAGTGGCTCGCGGTGATGCATCCGCTGCTGATCCTGTGCCTCTCGAGTTTGTACCTCTTCTTCAGATTATCCACCTTGTTCTTGCACTGCTCCACGCTCTTCGACTGGTTCTCGCATCGCTCCGAAACCACCGCCGCTACCTCCTCCCAGTCCCTCCCTCTCAGATTCCCCCGATTCAGCTGGGTGAACTTCTCCGTGTACGCATCTAGCAAACACACGATCGCCGTGTCGCTCCACTCCTCCCTGTCTTTCCGGTACTCGGCGCCGGAGCAGGCGGATCCCGATCCGGCGGCGCTCGCCGTAAGCTTAGATCGTTTGTTGAAACCGTATGATGCATCGTTGCTGTTATTGTTGTTGCCGATCTCGTCTTGATCTTTTCTCTTCTCGGTGGTGTTGGCGTTGGCgtgggtggtggtggtgttgtctTCGTCGAAGGGATTGCTGTAATCCTCGGCGTCGGTGTCGGAGACAGGTTTAGGTTGCACGGCGGTTGTGGCGGCGGCGACGGCGGTGGAGTAGTTGTGGTGGTGGGACGGTGGCGCGTAGGGTTGGTGGAGGAGAGAGAATCCGTCGTCATCGTCGTCGTCGCAAGAGGCCATTCAGAGAGGGACGTTAGGGTTTGAGGGAACGGTGACGTTAGCGGCGGCGTTTGG from Arachis ipaensis cultivar K30076 chromosome B02, Araip1.1, whole genome shotgun sequence harbors:
- the LOC107626423 gene encoding uncharacterized protein LOC107626423 (The sequence of the model RefSeq protein was modified relative to this genomic sequence to represent the inferred CDS: added 69 bases not found in genome assembly) is translated as MASCDDDDDDGFSLLHQPYAPPSHHHNYSTAVAAATTAVQPKPVSDTDAEDYSNPFDEDNTTTTHANANTTEKRKDQDEIGNNNNSNDASYGFNKRSKLTASAAGSGSACSGAEYRKDREEWSDTAIVCLLDAYTEKFTQLNRGNLRGRDWEEVAAVVSERCENQSKSVEQCKNKVDNLKKRYKLERHRISSGCITASHWPWFKHMENIVGNSLSAGKFAGGDEDKAIVASTAGNSPRQPKRYGGASQSSGGQVNNMKSKALSNLRWRRVILKISGAALTGSDTCNIDPKVAMLISREVAIASRLGVEVAIVVGGRNFFCGDAWVAATGLERCSAYQVGMMATMMNSILLQSTLEKMGVQTRVQSSVSMQEFAEPYNRHRAIRHLEKGRVVIFGGIGFGTGNPLFSTDIAAALRASELNAEAVLKGTNVDGVYDCNSRDNNFTFEHISFRELVSRGVTPMDMTALTFCEENAIPVVVFNILEPGNISKALCGEQVGTLVDQTGAIS